In one Anabrus simplex isolate iqAnaSimp1 chromosome 9, ASM4041472v1, whole genome shotgun sequence genomic region, the following are encoded:
- the LOC136880962 gene encoding reticulon-1-A isoform X6, whose product MGLRRQDFVELVYWRDPKKSGILFGSVLGILLSLSYFSLISVVAYLSLAVLTGTISYRIYKNVMQALQKTSDGHPFKDILELDLTLPQDKVREVTDTAVAHFNAAAAELRRLFLVEDLVDSIKFGILLWCLTYVGSWFNGMTLIIIAFVALFTLPKVYENNKSQIDQNLEIVRSKLAEITAKVKTFNPIAKKPPTEEKKKDN is encoded by the exons TTGTGGAGCTAGTCTACTGGCGTGATCCCAAGAAATCTGGTATCCTGTTTGGAAGTGTGTTGGGCATTTTGCTCTCCCTCTCCTACTTCTCTCTGATCAGCGTTGTGGCCTATCTGTCCCTTGCTGTCCTCACCGGCACCATCAGCTACCGTATTTACAAGAATGTTATGCAGGCACTCCAGAAGACTTCAGATGGACATCCTTTCAA GGACATCTTGGAATTGGACTTGACACTGCCACAGGACAAAGTACGGGAAGTGACAGACACTGCTGTCGCCCATTTCAACGCTGCTGCTGCAGAGCTGCGACGACTCTTCTTGGTGGAAGACCTTGTTGACTCCATCAAGTTTGGTATTCTTTTATGGTGTCTCACTTATGTGGGCTCATGGTTTAATGGCATGACCCTTATTATAATAG CTTTCGTTGCCCTGTTCACCCTGCCCAAGGTGTACGAGAACAACAAGTCTCAGATTGACCAGAATTTGGAGATAGTGAGGAGCAAATTGGCAGAAATCACTGCCAA GGTGAAGACATTCAATCCGATAGCAAAGAAGCCTCCTACGGAGGAGAAAAAGAAAGATAATTAG
- the LOC136880962 gene encoding reticulon-1-A isoform X5, with translation MGRKPRQLSDKTEDYPDRGPVVELVYWRDPKKSGILFGSVLGILLSLSYFSLISVVAYLSLAVLTGTISYRIYKNVMQALQKTSDGHPFKDILELDLTLPQDKVREVTDTAVAHFNAAAAELRRLFLVEDLVDSIKFGILLWCLTYVGSWFNGMTLIIIAFVALFTLPKVYENNKSQIDQNLEIVRSKLAEITAKVKTFNPIAKKPPTEEKKKDN, from the exons ATGGGGCGCAAACCGAGACAACTTTCTGACAAGACTGAGGATTATCCAGATAGAGGTCCTG TTGTGGAGCTAGTCTACTGGCGTGATCCCAAGAAATCTGGTATCCTGTTTGGAAGTGTGTTGGGCATTTTGCTCTCCCTCTCCTACTTCTCTCTGATCAGCGTTGTGGCCTATCTGTCCCTTGCTGTCCTCACCGGCACCATCAGCTACCGTATTTACAAGAATGTTATGCAGGCACTCCAGAAGACTTCAGATGGACATCCTTTCAA GGACATCTTGGAATTGGACTTGACACTGCCACAGGACAAAGTACGGGAAGTGACAGACACTGCTGTCGCCCATTTCAACGCTGCTGCTGCAGAGCTGCGACGACTCTTCTTGGTGGAAGACCTTGTTGACTCCATCAAGTTTGGTATTCTTTTATGGTGTCTCACTTATGTGGGCTCATGGTTTAATGGCATGACCCTTATTATAATAG CTTTCGTTGCCCTGTTCACCCTGCCCAAGGTGTACGAGAACAACAAGTCTCAGATTGACCAGAATTTGGAGATAGTGAGGAGCAAATTGGCAGAAATCACTGCCAA GGTGAAGACATTCAATCCGATAGCAAAGAAGCCTCCTACGGAGGAGAAAAAGAAAGATAATTAG